From Triticum urartu cultivar G1812 chromosome 2, Tu2.1, whole genome shotgun sequence, a single genomic window includes:
- the LOC125538907 gene encoding probable LRR receptor-like serine/threonine-protein kinase At3g47570: protein MKLFVLVAWALLLLSHGSGSVICAVLHGNDTDMLSLLDFKRAITEDPKGLLSTWNTSIHFCNWQGVKCSLTEHERVAELDLSEQSFVGEISPSLGNMSYLTYLNLSRSKFSGQIPHLGRLRELEFLDLSHNSLQGIIPVTLTNCSNLRALDLSRNLLVGEIPAEISLLSNLTRLWLSYNDLTGVIPPGLGNITSLEHVILMYNRLEGGIPDEFGKLSKMSNLLLGENKLSGRVPKAIFNLSLLNQMALELNMLVGTLPSNMGDALPNLRLLTLGGNMLEGLIPDSLGNASELQLINLAYNHGFRGRVPPSLGKLPKLSKLGLDTNSLEANDSWGWEFLDALSNCTSLEMLSLYANRLQGNLPNSVGNLSSNVNNLVFGRNMLYGLVSSSIGNLHRLTKLGLEENSLTGPIDGWVGNLANLQGLYLQQNNFTGQIPTSIGNNSKLSELFLANNQFHGPIPSSFENLQQLLYLDLSYNNLQENIPKELFSIATIAQCALSHNSLEGQIPHISNLQQLNYLDLSSNKLTGEIPPTLRTCQQSQAIKLDRNFLSGSIPMFLGSLNSLIELNLSHNNLSGSIPIALSKLQLLTQLDLSDNHLEGEVPVEGIFKNTTAISLKGNWWLCGGVLDLHMPSCPAASHRRSRWQYYLVRVLVPILGILLLILVVCLSLLRKRMLRMQLSLPSSDEQFPKVSYKDLAQATENFTVSNLIGRGSCGSVYRAKLNQKQMVVAVKVFDLDMQGADKSFISECKALRNIRHRNLLPILTACSTIDNQGRDFKALVYQFMPNGNLDTWLHPAGDGKAPKQLDLSQRMKIAVDIADALQYIHHDCENPIVHCDLKPSNILLDYDMTARLGDFGIARFYIKSKSAAAGGSSSMGTITLRGTIGYIAPEYAGGGYLSTSGDVYSFGIVLLEMLTGRRPTDPMFCEGLDIVNFVKRNFPDQILDILDASLREECQDCSQDNLEGENEVHRCLLSLLKVALSCASQDPNERMNMREAATELHAIDTLYVS from the exons ATGAAGCTCTTCGTGCTCGTAGCATGGGCACTGTTGTTATTGTCTCATGGATCTGGAAGCGTCATTTGCGCCGTCCTCCATGGGAACGATACAGATATGCTGTCGCTTCTTGATTTCAAGCGCGCAATCACCGAAGATCCGAAAGGGCTCTTGAGCACATGGAACACCAGCATTCACTTCTGCAACTGGCAGGGTGTGAAGTGCAGCCTCACAGAGCATGAGCGTGTTGCAGAGCTGGACCTGTCTGAGCAGAGTTTTGTCGGGGAAATCTCTCCTTCCCTTGGAAACATGTCATATCTTACTTATCTTAACCTTTCCAGAAGCAAGTTCTCTGGTCAGATACCACATCTTGGCCGGCTGCGAGAGCTGGAGTTTCTTGACCTGAGTCACAACTCGCTACAAGGGATTATTCCAGTGACGCTCACAAACTGCTCCAACTTGAGGGCGTTAGACCTCTCAAGAAACTTATTGGTGGGTGAAATTCCCGCAGAAATATCCCTTCTCTCCAACCTGACACGCTTGTGGCTTTCTTATAATGATCTTACCGGGGTCATTCCACCAGGCCTTGGCAATATCACTTCTCTAGAACATGTTATTCTGATGTATAACCGGTTAGAGGGAGGCATTCCTGATGAGTTTGGGAAGTTGTCCAAGATGTCAAACTTACTCCTTGGTGAAAACAAGCTATCAGGTAGAGTCCCAAAGGCCATTTTTAATCTGTCTCTGCTAAATCAAATGGCGCTGGAGTTGAATATGCTAGTTGGTACTCTACCATCTAACATGGGTGATGCTCTCCCTAACCTCCGACTTCTTACATTGGGTGGTAACATGCTGGAAGGTCTTATCCCTGACTCATTAGGCAATGCATCCGAGCTACAGCTGATAAACTTAGCATATAATCACGGGTTTAGAGGACGAGTCCCACCTTCTCTTGGTAAACTTCCGAAGCTCAGTAAGCTAGGTCTTGACACAAACAGTCTTGAAGCAAATGACAGCTGGGGCTGGGAATTCTTGGATGCATTGAGCAACTGCACTTCTCTAGAGATGCTTTCACTCTATGCAAATCGGCTACAAGGAAACTTGCCAAATTCTGTTGGCAACCTTTCGTCTAATGTTAACAACCTCGTGTTTGGTAGGAATATGCTATATGGATTAGTTTCATCAAGCATAGGAAATCTCCATAGACTAACTAAGCTAGGACTGGAGGAGAACAGTTTGACTGGTCCGATTGATGGATGGGTTGGAAATCTTGCTAATTTGCAAGGTTTATATCTTCAACAGAACAATTTCACCGGGCAGATTCCAACTTCCATTGGCAATAACTCCAAGCTGTCAGAACTGTTTCTGGCAAATAATCAATTCCACGGTCCCATTCCATCAAGTTTCGAAAACCTTCAGCAACTCTTGTATTTAGACCTCAGCTATAACAATCTTCAAGAAAATATACCAAAAGAGCTTTTTAGTATAGCCACAATTGCCCAATGTGCGCTATCCCACAACAGTCTAGAAGGCCAAATTCCTCACATCAGTAATCTTCAACAACTCAACTATCTAGATCTTTCATCCAACAAGCTTACAGGGGAAATTCCACCTACTTTGCGCACATGCCAGCAATCGCAAGCCATCAAATTGGACCGGAACTTCCTCTCGGGAAGCATTCCCATGTTTCTAGGGAGTCTGAACAGCTTGATCGAGCTCAACCTTTCACATAACAATCTCTCAGGCTCTATCCCAATTGCTCTAAGCAAACTGCAACTTCTCACCCAGTTGGATCTATCCGACAATCATCTTGAAGGAGAAGTACCAGTAGAAGGAATATTCAAAAATACAACAGCCATTTCCCTGAAAGGCAATTGGTGGCTTTGTGGAGGTGTGCTGGACCTACATATGCCTTCATGCCCCGCTGCTTCTCATAGAAGATCTAGATGGCAATACTATTTGGTGAGAGTATTGGTCCCTATATTAGGCATCTTGTTACTCATATTAGTAGTCTGCTTATCCCTTCTCAGAAAGAGGATGCTGAGGATGCAGTTATCGTTGCCTTCTTCCGATGAGCAATTCCCTAAAGTATCTTATAAGGATCTAGCACAGGCTACTGAGAACTTCACAGTATCTAACTTGATTGGGAGAGGAAGCTGCGGTTCAGTGTACAGAGCAAAGCTAAACCAAAAACAGATGGTTGTGGCAGTGAAAGTTTTTGACCTTGACATGCAAGGCGCGGATAAAAGTTTCATCTCAGAATGTAAAGCACTGAGAAACATTCGGCACCGTAATCTTCTTCCAATTCTGACTGCATGCTCAACAATTGATAACCAAGGCCGGGATTTCAAAGCTCTAGTCTACCAGTTCATGCCCAACGGCAACCTGGACACTTGGCTGCACCCGGCAGGAGATGGAAAAGCCCCAAAGCAACTGGACCTCTCTCAAAGAATGAAAATAGCTGTTGATATAGCCGATGCATTGCAATATATACACCATGACTGTGAGAATCCTATTGTTCACTGTGATTTGAAGCCCAGCAATATCCTCCTAGATTATGATATGACAGCTCGTTTGGGGGACTTTGGCATCGCAAGGTTCTACATCAAATCCAAGTCAGCGGCAGCTGGAGGTTCGAGTTCAATGGGTACAATAACTCTGAGGGGCACGATTGGATATATTGCTCCAG AGTATGCGGGAGGTGGCTACCTATCGACGTCTGGAGACGTGTACAGTTTTGGGATAGTGCTGCTGGAGATGCTGACAGGAAGAAGGCCGACCGACCCTATGTTCTGCGAGGGGCTTGACATCGTGAACTTTGTCAAGAGGAACTTTCCGGATCAGATACTTGATATCCTTGACGCTTCTCTCCGAGAAGAATGTCAAGACTGTTCTCAGGATAATCTGGAAGGAGAAAACGAAGTCCACCGGTGTCTGCTGTCCTTGCTGAAAGTGGCACTTTCTTGCGCAAGCCAGGATCCTAACGAACGAATGAACATGAGAGAAGCAGCTACTGAATTGCACGCGATTGACACATTGTATGTGTCTTGA